The Synechococcus sp. HK05 region CGCGGTCACCATCCGCGACCCAAACACCCAACAACAACAATTCGCACGCATCAAGGTTCCGCAGAAAAACCTGCCGCGCTTTGTGAGCATTCCGCCTGAACTCCACGGGGGCCGAACACCGCAGCCGCTGTTCATGGGCTTGCCCCTCGAGCAGTTAGTGGCCTTCAACCTGCAACGCCTGTTCCCGGGGATGTTGATCGAGGGCCATCACTTCTTCCGGGTTACCCGAGATGCTGATCTCGAGCTGCGTGAGCTCGAAGCCGACGATCTGATGGAGGCCCTCGAGCAGGGCCTGCGCAAACGGCGCATGGGCGGCGAAGTGGTGCGCTTGGAGGTGGCCGACGAAATGCCGCCAGAGCTCGTGGAGCAGCTGATGCGCGGCATGGAAGTCGACGATTTCGACGTGTATCGCATCAATGGCCCGCTGGGATTGGACGATCTGATGGGTTTGCTGGCGATCAACGCCCCCCAGCTCAAGGATGCGCCGTTTCGAGGCCGAACCCCCAAACAGCTCCGCACCACCCAGAGCAGCCAGCTGGAGGATGGCTCACTGCAGAATCAGGATTTTGAGAGCATCTTCCGCGTGATTCGCCGCGGTGATGTGCTGCTGCATCACCCGTTTGATCTGTTCTCCACCTCTGTGGAGGAGTTCATCAACCAGGCCGCCGACGATCCCCACGTGCTGGCGATCAAAATGACGCTCTATCGGGTATCGAAAAACTCGCCAATCATCGCTGCTTTGATCCGAGCCGCCGAAAACGGCAAGCAAGTGATGACCCTGGTGGAACTCAAAGCCCGCTTTGATGAAGACAACAATATCCAGTGGGCACGGCAGTTGGAACGCTCAGGCGTGCATGTGGTGTACGGCGTGCTGGGCCTCAAAACCCACACCAAGATCACGCTCGTGGTGCGCCGTGAACAGGATAATCTGCAGGGCTATTGTCACATCGGAACCGGAAACTACAACTCCAAAACATCCAGCCTCTACACCGATCTTGGGATCCTCAGCTGCAACAACGAGCTGGTGAGCGATCTGGTGGATCTGTTCAACTACCTCACCGGTTTCTCCAAACAGCAGGAGTTCCGCCGCCTACTGGTGGCACCAGTCACCCTGCGGCGACGCATGCAGGAGCTGATTCAGCGCGAGATCGAGCATGCGCGCGCTGGCCGGCCCGCCGCCATCAAAGCCAAGATGAATGCCTTGGTGGATCCAGGCATCATCGCCTTGCTCTACGAAGCCTCCCAAGCGGGAGTGAGCATTGATTTGGTGGTGCGCGGCATGTGCAGCCTGCGGCCGGGGATCGCAGGCGTGAGTGAAAACATCCGTGTGGTGAGCGTGATCGGACGACTACTGGAGCATTCCCGCCTGTTCTGGTTCGCCAATCACGGCGACGCTGAACTGTTCCTCGGCAGTGCCGACTGGATGCCCCGCAACCTGGATCGACGCGTGGAGGCGGTGGTGCCTGTTCTTGATCCCCAGATCAGCCTGCAGTTGGAGTGGTTGCTGCAGCTCTACCTCGACGATGCCCACGGCTGGCTGATGCAAGCCGATGGCAGCTATGTGGTGCGCAACCCCGAGGCGCCGGGCCCCCTGGCCCAGCAGGAACTGATGGAGCTCTGGTCGCTCAAAAGCGCTCGGGCTGAGGCGCTTGCCAGGTGGGAGCCAACCGCTGACGCTGCACCAACACCTGGGCCTTCCGTTCCAACCTGCGGCGATCCAACCACCACAGCCCAAAGCGACCCTCTTGCGCCAGCAGCGGGCTAAGCAAAGGCCCCCAGTGGCGGTGCTGCGCGAGGTGCAGCGGCGCCGCCACCAGGATGTGACTGCTGCGCTGAGGCGCCTGTAAGCGCGGTTCATGGCGTAGACGATCCTCAAGATTCACCAGCTCCTGGGCACTCGTTCCTTCGTAGGCAATCGGTGCGCGGGAATAGAAGTGAAAGCTCGGGCGGATCACACCCAAGAGTGCGATCGGCTGCCCTTGTAGCTGCTCAGCGCCCTGCAGAGCACGGGCACGAAGGGCGAGCGAGCGGATCGGTTGGCTACGCAAGCCATCCCCCAGCCGAAGCAGCGGCAAAAACACGGCAGGAACAAGCAAGAGCCAGCTCACCTGAACCGCCAATACCGGCCAGGTGAACCGCTCAGCAGGGCTGGGGATGCTGAACCAGAGTGCAAGCAAACCACCCGCCACAAGCAACACCAGCGCCGGGGTGAGCACACCGGAGGCGAGCACAGCAGGCGCCAGACCCACCAGATCTGGATCGCCAACTTGAGCGAGCCATTGCGGGGCGAATGCCAAGGCCAAGCCAAGGCTCAGGGAAGCGAAAGCGCCTAGCCGCACGCACCAGCGCACAACCCAATCACGCTCCCGCAACACAGAAGCCGCCAACAGGGCAGCCGCTGGCGTGGCGGGCAACCAGTAGCTGGGAAGTTTGGTTGCCGACACGCTGAACAGCAGCAACACCGCCAGCAACCAACACGCGGCAAAACGCGGCAAACCCGGCCCTCGCCGCAGGCCGCGCCAGAGCCCCAACAGAACCAACGGGCTCCAGGGAAGACTGGCAACGATCAGCATCGCCCCGTAAAACCACCAAGGAGCCGCGTGACGGTTCACCACCTCGGTGAAACGCTGAAGGTTGTGATACCCAAAAAAGCTCTGGGCAAAGGCCGGGCCCTCTCGCCACAGCGCGCCGGCATACCAGGGGGCTGCCACCACGAGGGTGATCAGCAGACCGCGCTGCGGCTGGAGACGCCGGCAAACATCCGGAAGGTTTCGATCCAGCAGCGCGCATCCAGCCCAGGCCAGGGCAAACAACACCAGAGCCACAGGCCCCTTGGTGAGGGTGGCGAGGCCAAGGGCCAGCCAACACAGCCACCATGGGATCCGGGCGCTGTGACACGACCACCAGGAACTCAACAGGGCGAACGCCACCAAGGCGGTGAGCAAGCTGTCGCTCACACCGATACGGCTCCAGAGCATCACCAACGGGCTAAGCCCATAGAACAGCCCTGCCACCAACCACAACCCTTGTGGTCGCGTGAGCACACGGCGCTCCCACCACGCCATGAGCACCATCACCAGCAGCAAGGTGGCACCCGATGCCAAGGCCGAAGGCAAGCTCGCCGACCACGAGCCCAACGCATCCCAACGGCTGTGACCGGGAAGGCAGTACAGGGCCGCCATCAGCCAATACACGAGGGGCGGCTTGTCGTAGCGGGGCAATCCGTTCACCTGAGGGATCAACCAATCACCGCTCTCGGCCATCCCACGCGCTGATGCTGCAAAGAGCGGTGGAGTTTCGTCCACCAGCCCGATACCTCCGAGATCCCAGACAAACAACAACAGGGCGAGCAATGCAGCTACCAGGGCCACACCCCACAACGGAAACGATTTACGGCTTGGCAACAATCAGGGGGCGTAAATAGGGGTGAATGTCACCGGTGACAACGCTGGATAATCCGAATCCATGACTGAGTGCGGCGACATGAATACATGTGGCAGTCGCCAAGGCAAACAGAAAGCGAACTTGATCCGTCACGGCTGAAAGAGAGAGGAGCGGCTGCCTCGCAAGCTGTTCCAAAGCTTTTTGATTTCGTCGTAAGCAGCTTCTTGACTGATCTTGCCATTGCCCTGAAGACCAACGATCAAGCCCACACGATCTGCGAACTGCTCGAGGTTCTGATGAAAGGCCACACGCTCGGGGGTCCAGTCGTCACCACGGTAATGACTGAATCCTTCGAGGGGAGAATGAATGCCCTCTCCATCAGACAGCGGCTTTGGAGACTCAGTCATAGAAGGAACAACCCATGATCCAGGAAGCGAGTGGCTGGGAGTTGACGTTCACCATGATCAGCCGAATCGACCCGAGACATAATCCTGCGTTGCCTGCTGACTCGGTGCATTGAAGATCGTTTCAGTCTCTGCAAATTCCTCCAGGCAACCCACTTTTCCGTCGCCGTCTGCCTTGGGGGTGACATTGAAGAAGCCGGTCATGTCGCTGACGCGCACGGCCTGTTGCATGTTGTGGGTCACGATCACAATCGTGTAGCTCTTCTTGAGCTCATGCATCATTTCCTCGATCTTGAGGGTGGAGATGGGGTCGAGGGCTGAACAAGGCTCATCCATTAAGATCACTTCCGGCTCGATTGCAATGGCGCGAGCAATGCAGAGGCGCTGTTGCTGGCCGCCGGAGAGGGCATAACCGCTTTCCTTGAGCTTGTCTTTGGTTTCGTCCCAAATGGCGGCTTTCCGCAGAGAACGTTCAACCAACTCATCCATATCACCGCGATAGCCATTGATACGGGCACCGAAGGCAATATTTTCGTAAATGCTCTTGGGGAAGGGATTGGGCTTTTGGAACACCATCCCGATGCGGCGGCGCACCTCCACAGGATCCACATTCGGTGCATACAGATCCTGGCCATCGAAAATCACACGCCCTTTGATGGCGCACCCTTCGATCAGGTCGTTCATGCGGTTAAGGGCGCGCAGCACCGTGCTCTTGCCGCAACCGGAAGGGCCAATAAAAGCAGTGACCTTTCCGCGCGGAATCTGCATGTACACACCTTTCACGGCTTCATTGCCGCTGTAGCTGATGCCGACATTCTCAAGTTCCATGCAGAACTCGGAGCCGGATTGCTGCAGATGAGATGGAGAAGGCATGGAGGTGGTCATGGCACAGGCTTAGTGAGGTGCGAAAAAGGAAACGAGAACTCAGGCGCGGGCGAAACGACCCAACCAGCGGGCGAACAGGTTGGCGGCCAGGATCATCACCACCAACACAAACGAGGCTGCCCAGGCCAAGGCGATCTGGGCCTCATAGGGCATGATCGCGAAGTTGAAGATCAACACCGACATGGTGGCGATCGGGTTGAAGAGGCCCTCCTGCCAGAAGGGGGAGAAGAGGGCTGTAAAGATCAGTGGTGCGGTTTCACCGGCAGCTCGAGCAATGCCCAGCACGACACCGGTTGCAATCGGCGTGAAGGCCGCCGGAAGCGTGATCCGCGTGATCGTGACAAATCGGGAGGCACCGATCCCAACGGCGCCCCAACGCAGTTCCTGAGGCACGAGTTTCAGAGCTTCGTCGGTGGTTTTGATCACCGTGGGCAGCATCAACACCGAGAGAGCAACACCACCTGCCATCGCGCTGTAGCTCTGGCCGAAAAACAGGCGCGTGCTCACGATCAAGCCGTACACAAACACGCCGCAGATAATCGACGGCACTCCCGAGAGAACATTGGTGCCAAAGCGCACGAATTGGGCAAACCAACCGGAGCGGGAGTATTCAGCCAGATAGATGCCGCCACCCACGCCCACGGGAATGGCGATCAAGCTGGCGATCAAGGTCACCACAATGGTGCCAACGATGGCATTGCCAATCCCGCCGCCCTCAAGGCCCGGCGGAGGTGGCAACTCAGTGAGCAGCGAAAGGCTCAGGAGCGATCCACCCTTCACGAGCACATAGCCGAGCACCAGCAGCAAAGGCAGCACGGCGATCAGCGCGAACACAGATGCCACCACTGTGAACAGCAGGTTCCAGCGGTTACGCGCAAGGGAGCCATTGAAGCGCAGTGAAGAGCGGCGGAACTCTGGCTGCAGAGGAGCCAACGGTGAAGCTGTAGACGTCATGGCAATCAGCTGTACTTGAGGCTCAGACGACGCACGATCCACTGCGCCAGGATATTGACCACCAGCGTGAGCACCATCAACACCAACGCGGCATACATCAGCGCCGACACCTGAAAACCATCGGCCTCACCAAATTGGTTGGCGAGCATCGAGGAAATGGTGTTGCCGGGAGCCAACAGACTCCAGCTGAAGTTGTTGGAATTGCCGATGATCATGGTGACGGCCATCGTTTCGCCCATGGCCCGGCCCAGTGCCAGCATCACCCCTCCGGTGATGCCCGAAACGGCGGCGGGGAGAATCACCCGCAGGATCGCGCCCCAGCGAGTGGTGCCAACGCCGTAGGCGGCCTGACGCAGCTCAGGGGGAACCTGCTGCAGGGAATCACGGGAAATGGCCGTGATGATGGGAAGGATCATCACCACCAAAATCAGAATGGCGGGCGCCACGCCGGGTCCCTGGGCCGTGGTGGAGAAGAACGGGAGCCAGCCGAGGTACACATGAAGCGCCTCAAGCAGGGGACGAAGGAAAGGCTCCATCACAAAAATGGCCCAGAGGCCTAGCACCACCGAGGGGATGGCAGCCAGCAGCTCCACCATCAGGCCAAGGGCCTGACGGATCCACAGCGGAATCAGATTTTCAGTGATGAAGATGGCGGTGCCAACCCCGAGGGGCACCGCGATCACGAGGGCCAGGATCGAGGTCACGATCGTGCCGTAGATCGCGGTGAAGGCACCGTATTGATTGCCGATCGGGTCCCAATCGGATGTGGTGATAAAGCGCAG contains the following coding sequences:
- the ppk1 gene encoding polyphosphate kinase 1; the encoded protein is MATAQPPHELYLNRELSWIEFNKRVLAQALNPQTPLLEQAKFSAIFSNNLDEFFMVRVASLQSQVHAGVQSLSEDGRTPRQQLDAIREQLEPLLQQQQDHYRRDLKSNLSNHGILLLDYEDLSRKQKDWANSYFHTSVFPVLTPLAVDPAHPFPFISNLSLNIAVTIRDPNTQQQQFARIKVPQKNLPRFVSIPPELHGGRTPQPLFMGLPLEQLVAFNLQRLFPGMLIEGHHFFRVTRDADLELRELEADDLMEALEQGLRKRRMGGEVVRLEVADEMPPELVEQLMRGMEVDDFDVYRINGPLGLDDLMGLLAINAPQLKDAPFRGRTPKQLRTTQSSQLEDGSLQNQDFESIFRVIRRGDVLLHHPFDLFSTSVEEFINQAADDPHVLAIKMTLYRVSKNSPIIAALIRAAENGKQVMTLVELKARFDEDNNIQWARQLERSGVHVVYGVLGLKTHTKITLVVRREQDNLQGYCHIGTGNYNSKTSSLYTDLGILSCNNELVSDLVDLFNYLTGFSKQQEFRRLLVAPVTLRRRMQELIQREIEHARAGRPAAIKAKMNALVDPGIIALLYEASQAGVSIDLVVRGMCSLRPGIAGVSENIRVVSVIGRLLEHSRLFWFANHGDAELFLGSADWMPRNLDRRVEAVVPVLDPQISLQLEWLLQLYLDDAHGWLMQADGSYVVRNPEAPGPLAQQELMELWSLKSARAEALARWEPTADAAPTPGPSVPTCGDPTTTAQSDPLAPAAG
- the pstB gene encoding phosphate ABC transporter ATP-binding protein PstB encodes the protein MTTSMPSPSHLQQSGSEFCMELENVGISYSGNEAVKGVYMQIPRGKVTAFIGPSGCGKSTVLRALNRMNDLIEGCAIKGRVIFDGQDLYAPNVDPVEVRRRIGMVFQKPNPFPKSIYENIAFGARINGYRGDMDELVERSLRKAAIWDETKDKLKESGYALSGGQQQRLCIARAIAIEPEVILMDEPCSALDPISTLKIEEMMHELKKSYTIVIVTHNMQQAVRVSDMTGFFNVTPKADGDGKVGCLEEFAETETIFNAPSQQATQDYVSGRFG
- the pstA gene encoding phosphate ABC transporter permease PstA, producing the protein MTSTASPLAPLQPEFRRSSLRFNGSLARNRWNLLFTVVASVFALIAVLPLLLVLGYVLVKGGSLLSLSLLTELPPPPGLEGGGIGNAIVGTIVVTLIASLIAIPVGVGGGIYLAEYSRSGWFAQFVRFGTNVLSGVPSIICGVFVYGLIVSTRLFFGQSYSAMAGGVALSVLMLPTVIKTTDEALKLVPQELRWGAVGIGASRFVTITRITLPAAFTPIATGVVLGIARAAGETAPLIFTALFSPFWQEGLFNPIATMSVLIFNFAIMPYEAQIALAWAASFVLVVMILAANLFARWLGRFARA
- the pstC gene encoding phosphate ABC transporter permease subunit PstC encodes the protein MPLAEPNDLFSLRRRPPSEKLVDQGFRQLSVGLASIVGLVLLGILLTVLTGAHQAIGAFGLRFITTSDWDPIGNQYGAFTAIYGTIVTSILALVIAVPLGVGTAIFITENLIPLWIRQALGLMVELLAAIPSVVLGLWAIFVMEPFLRPLLEALHVYLGWLPFFSTTAQGPGVAPAILILVVMILPIITAISRDSLQQVPPELRQAAYGVGTTRWGAILRVILPAAVSGITGGVMLALGRAMGETMAVTMIIGNSNNFSWSLLAPGNTISSMLANQFGEADGFQVSALMYAALVLMVLTLVVNILAQWIVRRLSLKYS